The [Clostridium] scindens ATCC 35704 nucleotide sequence ATTGTTGATAAGGAGAATTGAAATTAATGACAGATAGAGATTATGCAATTAAATCAATGAAAGAAATTACATTCCAGATGGCAAGTCACGCACAGGACTATTTGGAAAATACAATGAAATAGCAGTATGAAGATATGGCTTATGCATTGTCTTATCTTGATATTTACAGTAAACAGCTCAATGATTTAAACCATCGTTGGGTGTGGAAGAGGAGTAGGTGATGGAAAACAACGGTTAGAGCTTGTTCATGGTAAAAAATAATTTTACTAGCTGTTTATGTAAATTTTACATTAGTGTGGTAGAAAAAAAGAAACAAAGTGTGATATTTTGTACAAAGAGATACTATAATTGTTGGAAGGAGATATTTATATGGGTGAAATAACTTTAGTAGAAACAAATTCAATGGTGTATGGACTAATAAAGGCTGTTTTACGTTTAAAATCTAATAGGTTAGCATTCTAGGGCTCTGTTTCTGTATGGAACAGAGCTTTTTGGAGGTTTATTAAGGATGAAAAGATATAATGTAGGCGAAAAAGTAATACATTGTCCGGAAAGAGTATGTAAAGTTGAAGATATTTGTCAAATGGTATATTCCGACAAAATATTTATTCGTGGAGGAATGTCGTTATGAGAAAAATATATGTAATTGATACGAACATTTTGATTCATGCGCCAGAGGCAATTTTGAATTTTGAAGATAACGAGGTACTGCTCCCTATGGTAGTATTGGAAGAACTTGATGGATTGAAAAATTCTGAAAAGGAAAAGGGGAGAAATGCCAGAGAGGCAATTCGTCATCTGGAGAATCTTCGAGTGCAGGGCAATCTTGTAGAAGGTGTGGAGACAGAGCAGGGAGGAATCATCCGGGTAGAAAAAAATTATGTTGATATTGAACTTCCAACGGATATGCCGGAAGATAAGATGGACAACCGGATATTAAAGGTATGTCTGGGACTTCAGAAAGATTATCCGGAAGGACAGATTATTTTGGTTACAAAAGATATGCTTCTTAGAATCAAGGCGCAGATGCTGTCAATTACGGCTCAGGATTATACAACGGACAGAATATTAAAGGAAGAAGAACAGTATAGCGGAAGGCTGGAGGTTTATGTAGAGGAAGATCATTTTAAAGAACTTAAAAAGAAAGGAATCAAACCGGAATATATTTATCAAATGGGAGAGGATGGAATTCGTCATCAGGTTGTGCCGGAGATGAATCAGTTCCTTATCTTAAAGGCAGACCAATCTACGAAAAAAACCCAGCTTGGACGTTTTGATGGAACAAAAGTAGTTCCATTGCAATATAAGAAAAGCAAGCCGTATGGTGTGTCACCAAGAAATGTAGGTCAGTTGTTTTTTGCAAGCACTTTTTGGAGAAAAATGCAAAATATTTTTGGAGAATGTTGCATCTCCAAATTGGAGAAAGTTGCAAGGCCTCGGCTGGCAGCTATTCTGCCAGCTACATAGCCATTGCAGACCATATTTAGTTGTTATAGCGTGAGATATGGAAACGGAAGTTCCGAGTTTTCATCTTCATGTGCATGTTCCCTGAAATAGCGGAACTCCTCATCCAGCTCTTTATAATGGATAAAATCATTTAGATATCTCAGATCTTCTTCTGCGCATCGGTGATCTTCTATGAGATCAAGAAGATAATCATTCATCTCCTCATAGCGTTCCTGAAGGTTTTGATATTTTTTCTGTTCTTTGATAACTTTTTTATTTTTAGCCATTGTTACCTGCCTCCTGACTGCTGATTCTTGAAAGAGTTGCATTGATGCTTGATTCACGTAACCGATTATTGATCCCCGGGAACAGAATCAGTTCCACATGGTGGGTGAGCCTGCCAATCAGTGCTGTTGTCATCCGTTGGTCATAAAGAACGTTCACCCACTGTGAGAATTCAAGATTCGTGTTTAAAATCACCGATTTCTGCTCGTGTATCTCAGAAAGATAATCAAACAGAAGCTGTGAACCGGTGCGGTCATACGGAACATATCCGAATTCATCCAGAATCAGTATCCGGGCACTGTTAAGCTTCTTTTTCAGTGCAGTAAGCTTTCCGCTGCTCTGACTCTCGGAAAAGAGATTGATAAGTCCGGCAGTGCGGTAGAATCTTACCGGAATTTCCTGATTACATGCAGACATTCCAATCAGAATGGAAAGCATTGTTTTACCGGTTCCTGTTCCTCCATACATGATGACATTTTTTCCTGTATGATAAAACTCCAGGTCTAACAGGCTTTGGAAGCTGACGTCTTCCGGGAAATCTATCTCATCTGCCCTGAATTCCTCCACGCGGTATCTACGTGGGAAGCCGGCGGTATTGAGGAACTTGCTCTTCCTTTTTGCTGTACGGTATTCAATTTCGTTTGTCAGGAGGTTTAAAAGGTATTCCTGCGGTGTGTCTCCTTTCTGCTCGAAAGCCTGTCCTGCAAAGTTCGTGGACAGCTTGAGCTGTTTGCAGCATGCTGCAATGGATTTTTCTATATCAGCCATTTGAGACACCTCCCTTCTTAAGGGCGGCATCCAGCATTTTCAGATCATTTCTGAACGGAATGACCTTCTGCTGTGGCAGTAAAACTTTGTTTTCAAGCGGAGGCAGAAGCGGTACATCTGCATAGGTTCGCCTGTAAAGGCTCTGCAGACTGTCCGGATCTGTGGCATTCAGCCGGACTGCTTCGTCAACTGTTCTGACAGCACTAGCAAACCCGGTTCTTTCCGTAAGTTCTGCAAGCACCTTCAGGACACGTCCGCGTTCCTTGCTTTCGCAGTTATCCATGTATATCTGCATGGTTTGTGGCATCATGTCATATATGCCGCTGTTTCGAAGAGAACGGGGTTTCCTGGCGATATATGTAAGGTATGGCAGCCAGTCCATTCTTTCATGTTCATTGCCGTAAAGGCGCTTATGACGCACCACTTCGTGCATATCTTTGTCCATGACAATCACATCAGAGGATGTAATCTTGAGATTTACAATGGACTCACAGAAAGCCGGTGAAGCAGAATAACGGTGCTTTCCTGCGTCAAG carries:
- a CDS encoding PIN domain-containing protein produces the protein MRKIYVIDTNILIHAPEAILNFEDNEVLLPMVVLEELDGLKNSEKEKGRNAREAIRHLENLRVQGNLVEGVETEQGGIIRVEKNYVDIELPTDMPEDKMDNRILKVCLGLQKDYPEGQIILVTKDMLLRIKAQMLSITAQDYTTDRILKEEEQYSGRLEVYVEEDHFKELKKKGIKPEYIYQMGEDGIRHQVVPEMNQFLILKADQSTKKTQLGRFDGTKVVPLQYKKSKPYGVSPRNVGQLFFASTFWRKMQNIFGECCISKLEKVARPRLAAILPAT
- a CDS encoding ATP-binding protein gives rise to the protein MADIEKSIAACCKQLKLSTNFAGQAFEQKGDTPQEYLLNLLTNEIEYRTAKRKSKFLNTAGFPRRYRVEEFRADEIDFPEDVSFQSLLDLEFYHTGKNVIMYGGTGTGKTMLSILIGMSACNQEIPVRFYRTAGLINLFSESQSSGKLTALKKKLNSARILILDEFGYVPYDRTGSQLLFDYLSEIHEQKSVILNTNLEFSQWVNVLYDQRMTTALIGRLTHHVELILFPGINNRLRESSINATLSRISSQEAGNNG